CTGGCGCCGCGGCGATTGTCGGCCGAAGAGCGCCACGGGTTGTATCTGGGCACGCAGATGCGCAATCAGATCATCCTGCTCGAACCGCGAGAGTCGTCCTCCAACCATCTCGGCAATCCGGATCTGCTTGCGTACGCGAAGCGCGTGAAGGCCGCCAACGATCTCGCCAATTCTCCCGGCAATGCGGATTTGCGCCGCCGCTATGAAGACATCAAGCGCAATGAATCGCTTCAGTTGTTGCGCCTGCTCAAGGGCGCCGGGCTCGCCTACATCCGCATCGAAAGCTGGTCCGAGACTGCCGGCGCCACGCAGTTCGAGGAAGAACCCCTAGGTCAAGCAAGCAACAAGCTGGAAGTCGTCGAGCAGCTTCGTACCCAACTCTATCCGCCATCGCTTTTTGTCGAGCACCTGCGCGACAACCTCGCCTCGTTCATCGGACAGCGCGTCGAGCAGGTCGATCGCGCCTACCGCAGCACGCTTGGATTTCCAGTGCCGCTCGACGTACCAGCTATCACCCAGGCAGTGCGCTATCTGGCCGAAGACCCGGCGCGGATACTCGGGCTGAAACACCAACGCGGCGGTGGCGGATTTTGTGGCGAGCCAGTTGCCCTTTCGCAATCTGAATTCGATCAGGCGGAACTTGCCCATCCGTGGCCCGCTTCGATTCCCCCGACGCCGCCTGGACCCGGCCCGACGCCGCCACGGGATACCGGACCTACCGGCGATCCGCAACTACCCACGGGGCCCGAAACACCGCCGACACCATCCGGACGGCGCACCGAGGAACGCGCTACGCCGCACTGCACCGGCCTCGGTGAATTGCGCCAACAGGTGGCCGCGCGGTTGGTCGATCTCGATTCGCCGACCATACAGCAGGTTCGTTTTTCAATCTTCGCTGACTACCACAACCATGATTTTGGCGGCTTGCCGTCGGCGTATCGCGGCGGCCTGTCGGGGACAGGCGACCTCGGTGTCCAGATCGACATTTCGGTCCCGGGCCCATTGAGCAAGGCGCAACTAGAGCAGCAATGCGAAAAACTGCCTAACCTCACGGGCGCCACCTACTCCGCGCGCATGACGGTGTTGCTTGCCGACGCAATTGCGCAGGAGGCTGCCAGGTGAGTGCCCTAGATTCCGCCCTGCTGCTGGCACTCACCAGCCCGCCATCACGATTGCCTGCGCTGGAGGCTTGGCTCATGCAGGAAGTCTGGAGCGACGAAGCCTTCGCGCGCGCTGGGAAATCGCCGAAAAACTATCTACTGGCCGGAGAGCGACTGGTCAACGAACGTGAAAGCCTGCTGGCGACGACCGCGCCAGATGTGTATTCGGAACTCGCATCCGCGTCTGCCCCTGATCGCACCATCAGCGACTTCTTTGCCAAGAATCCACGCTCTGCCTCCGTGGTGTTCGACGGCTGCTCGTTGCGCGAAGTACCGCGGCTCGTCGAACTTGCGCGTGCTTCACGCCGCGCCGTGCTGGAACGCGGCTGCGGGCGCGCGGCCGTGCCGTCGGAGACGATTCAGTACGTCGCCAATCGTCTTGGCCTCGGTTTGCCTGCGCTTGGGCCGTCGCAGCTGGCGGCGCGCGGCGAATTGCGCGAGCGCAATGTCCGCTACTACTATTTCGCGCAGACAAACAGCTATCACACCATTGACGATGGCGATCATTCGCTGTTGCTCTGGTGCCGATTTCCGGATCAACGCTACACCGACAGCACTGCGGTGGACGAAGGTTTGTTCGATGGTGTCTGGGACGGTTTCGAAACAGCGTGGCGCAACACGGTACAGGCGCTTCCACCCGATCGCAGCGTACTTGTCACCAGCGACCATGGCTATGTATTCCTGAAGTCCGGATTCAGCGATACCCGACTCAAGAACGTCGACCGGGTGCTAAACGGCAAACGCTTTCGTTTTCACGAAGAGAACGAGGCCTTGCCGGAGCGGACACCCGGCCTGTGGCTGGACGAGTCGCGACGTCTTACCGTACTTGCCGGCCGGGGTCACAATCGGCCGCAGGCACCATCGGCCTCACAATCGGTTTATCGCCATGGCGGCCTGACGCTGATGGAAATGCTCACCCCATGGCTCGTGCTCGGGCCAGTCGGTTCTGCATAGGAGCGTGAAATGAAACAAAAAGTCGGAACGCTGCTCGAACAAGACGTCCTGCGTCGCGCCAAGCGGCGCGCCGCCGATGAAGGTCGCCCCTTGAGCGATGTAATCCAGGATGCACTGGAGAAATACCTTTCCGCGGGTTTGCCCGAGCCGGCGCGTCGTGAAGCCGCGTTTCAACTTTTTTGCGAACGGCCGATCAAACTCGCGCCGGAGCAATTGAAGGCCGTGCTCGAACACGATAGTTGGGACCTGTGAACCTCGACGACATTCCAACCGGCAGCCTGTGCGTGGTCGACACGAACGTGCTCCTCTACGCCGAACAGGGCGCCTCCAGCCAGGCGCAGCGCTTCATTCGTCGCTGCTCTTCAGGCGAAGTCTCCGCTACCCTGCCGCAAACGGTGTGGCAGGAGTTCACCCACAAGCTGATGCTCGCCGAAGCAATGATGCGCGGCCTCACCTCGGGCGGCAACCCTGCGTCACGCCTGGGCTCGCGCCCCGAGGCTATCAAGGGCCTGACCTTGTACAAGGCCAAGGTAAGAGCGCTCGTCGACCTCGGCTTCGGCTTCGAGCCCTGCCTGTTGCCCGACCTGCTCGACCGCGCATTCGCATTGCAGGAGCTCCACGGCCTGCTTACCAACGACTCGATGGTGCTTGCCGTGGCTCTGCGTCTCAAGGCCGACGTTCTGGTGTCTAGCGACAAGGCTTTCCGTGGCATTGCCGAGATCGACGTCCACTACCCCACCGACCTGCGGATGTAACGACGTGAACGCCCCCGAATGATCCCGGAACCGTGATCTACGCCGAAGACTGGGTGCGGGTGCGCAACCGCCCCGAATGGGGCACGGGTGAAGTGCTGAAGGTAGCGCAGAATCTTGGTGTCTATCAAGCAAGGGTGCTGTTCAAGACGTCTGACGGCGAGCGCGTCGAGACCGTACCGATCGAATGGCTTGAAAAAGCCTCCGACCTTTGGGAGCGTTTCGCCTCGAGCGATTTCGATGACCCGAAGGTCTATCGCCTGAAGCAAATGGCGTTCGATATGGTCCACGCCAATACGGGCGGCGAGTTGACCGCGAGCCGGGTCGATCTACTGCCTCACCAGATTCTCCTGGTGCATGACTTGATCGCTATCGCGCCGCGACGGATGCTGATTGCCGACGAAGTGGGCTTGGGCAAGACCATCGAGACTGGCATGTTGATCCGGGAACTGATCGCTCGAGGCGATGCTGAGCGCATCCTGATCGTTACACCCGCCGGCCTGATAGAAAACTGGCGCCGCGAGTTGGAAAGCGGATTCCGCATGCATTTCGACGTGCTCGGGCGCGACTTCCAGGACCACGGCTCGGCCGCCTGGGAGCGCCATGCGCACGTCATCGCGTCGATCGACACCTTGAAGCAATCGCGACGTCTGCAGCGCCTGCTCGCTGCGCCCGGCTGGGATATGGTGATCTTCGACGAAGCGCATCATCTTTCGCGTGCCCGAACCGGCAAGAAAACCGTCACCACACTGAACTACAAGCTGGCCGAAGCACTGCGCAACCACACGCGCGACCTGGTATTCCTTTCCGCAACACCGCATCAAGGCAACGCCTACCAATTCTGGTCGCTGCTGCAGCTATTGAACGATCAATTGTTTCCTGACCCGGATGCGATCAACAACCATCGCGGGCTGCTTAGCCGCGTGATGATTCGTCGCACCAAGCGGGAGGTTACCGATGCAGTCGGTGAGCCGATCTTTCGTCGCCGTCAGGTGCAGACCGACACCTTTTCTCTCGCACCGCGCGAGCGCTTCTTCTACGACCAGCTTTCCGAATATCTTCGCGAAGGGTATACGGCGGCAGGCATCGACCAGCGTACGACGAGCAGTGCGCAAAGGGCCATCGGCTTAGTGATGGTGACCTTCCAGAAGATCATGTCGTCGAGTCCGCGCGCGATCCGACAGGCGCTGCGCCGACGTCTTCTCGTGCTGCTGGCGCGCAAGCAACTGGACCTGGAGAACCGCCGACGCACGGTTTCGGCGTCGCAGGCGTCGCGGGGCGCAGAGGAAATCCTCAAAGTCAAGGATGAAATGCTGACTGTGGCGAACGACATACTCGGCGGCCATGTGCCGGAGTCGGAAGCCGAGAGCTACATCGGCCGCGTGCGGCGTCGCTTGCAACGGCGTGAGGAGGAGGTAGAGACAACATCGTGGTCGATGGACGGCGATGAGGAAGCCGATGAAGGCATTTTTGCCGAGGCCGGAATTCCGGCAGAGATCGAGCGCGTGCGCGAGTTGGTCAAGCTCGTCCCAAACGGCCCCGACCGTCGCTTCGAGACTCTTGCCCGTGCGGTGAGCAGTCTGCGTCGCGGCGAACCCAATGAGCGCTTCGTGATCTTCACGCAGTACCGCGACACGATGGAATTTCTCGCCGAAGAGCTGGGAAGGATGTTCGGTGCCGACAAGATCGCCACGCTAAAGGGTGGTCCGCTTGACGACAAGATCGCGGCAATGGAAGCATTTTGGCGCGAAAACGGCGCCCTCTTTCTGATTTCAACTTCGGCGGGAGGCGAGGGCGTCAATCTCCAGATCGGGCGAGTGCTGTTCAACTATGACCTGCCGTGGAATCCGATGGCAGTCGAGCAACGCATCGGTCGCATTCACCGCTACGGGCAACAGGACACGGTTCAGGTCTACAACCTGCTCGCCGAGGATACGGTCGAGGAGCGCATTTACGGGCTGCTACAGGGAAAGCTTGTTGATATTGCCAACTCGATCGGAAAAGTTGACGATCGCGGCAAGCCACTGGAGGACTTCGAAAGCGATATTCTCGGCTTGCTTGGTAGCAGGCCCGACTATCAGGAGCTTTTCAAGCGCGCGCTGATGGACCGCGACTACCAGCGCACTGAGTCTGAAATCAGCCGGATGATCGCCGAGGCGAACCGGGCTCGGGAAGCTCTAAGCGTGCTGTCGCAGGACCTGACCGGCTTCAACCTTGAGGCATACCGCCGCATCGAAGGGCACCATACGATGGATGAGCTCGGCGCGTGGATGCGCGCGATGGTGCTCCACCTCGGTGGCGCAACCATCCCTGACGGCAACTTCTGGAACATCCACGTGCCGGAGGCCCTCCAGCGCAAGTATCACCTTGCGCCACGCTATGAGCGTATGTGCTTTGACCGCGATCTTGCGTTGCGCGCGCGTGATTCAGAACTGGGTGGTATCGGACATCCGCTGGTGGATGCGCTTTTGTCCGAAGCGCGTGACGCGGAGTTCGCCGGATCGATTTCGCAATTGACTACGGGCGCTCAGGTGTTCGCCCGCTATCTGGTGCGCTACGAGGACGAGGCCGGCGAGGCACGCACGCGAGTGCTGACTTTCCGTTCGACAGTAAACGGACGGATTGAGGCAATTCCAAGTGTTGCCTGGCTGGCAACCGAAGGTGAGTCGCGGCAGCTTGGGACTACCTCGAGAGGCGAAACTTTGAAAGAGTCGTTCGCGAAGGCACTGGAGGATTACGTAATTGACTGGCAACCCGATCGCTCGAAACGGGCCCGGGTTCGGATTGAGTTGATCGGGATTCACCGTTCATAATCGCGAACGACGATAAAGCTTTGCGACGGCCAATTGCAGTAGCTATGCTGTCGGGCGAACAAATCGTGGCAGGTAGGGCTTTACGAATGGTCGGGCACACTATCCCCGGAACGTAGATACGAGGGCCCAGCGTGGTTGACCGACAATTCGAAGAAAGGTAAATATGAACTTGGGTCGGTTCAACTATTGCATTTCACGGCTCTCTATATATTGGGAGGAATCGCAAGCAGTGGCATCGCTAGACAACGTTGTAGCTCGACTTCGCGTCTAGCAGCCTGTCGGACTTGGGAATCGTCTGCTGCAAATCGACCGCAGCGGTCCATTTTTCACCGCCTTCTTGCCCCATAGCTGGGCTACGGGCCTTCGAATTCGGCAAAAACTGTCCTCGCTGGGGCCGATTTTCGCTTTCGACGCCCCAAGTCCGACAGGCTGCTAGGCCCAGTCTCCAAGCACAGACAGCGCATCCGGTTTTCGATCCGTTGTTAACGTGTTCAACCAGCGCACGGAAAGCAGTACCTTACCTACCAATGTTTCTTTTCGACTTTTCTTGGACGAAATTCACGCATCCAATTTTGTCGGCAATAAGTTGAGGCAACAGGTTCAAGAAATTATCTCGGGAACATCATTTAGCCCGATGGAGATGCTTGAATCGCTTGAGGCATTTTCAAAATCCTTCGGCGGAATTGTAGCAACCGTCTACAACGTGCGCGCCGCACTGGCGACGCTCGGTGTCGAAATTGATCACGTCGCAGATGGCGAGTATGAACTTGGCGCCCTATTTCCGCGCGATGTCATCGGTGAGAGTTTGAATGACCTTACGAAGAAATTTGACCATCTGAACCGGCTCGTCAGCGCAATTATGGAACTTCAGGGCGCAGCCGCACGTAGCCCACGAATTCGGACCATAAGCGCGTCATGGTGGCAAGTGTTCCTCGATCTTCAATCGGAGGCCGCCGTTCTGGTCTTGGTCGTTGCGCTGGAAAAAATTGTTGCCTTGTACAAGTCCAATTTGGAAATAAAGAAGCTTCGAAACGAACTCGCAAAAAATGACCTGTCTCCGGAGATCACCGCTCTTATCGACGCCGAGATCGAGAAGAAGGTTGAGGCTGGCATTGAAGCAATTGCGACTGATGTAAGGAAGAAAGCGAATGCAAATGTCGATCAGGCTCGTGCAAACGAACTAGAGGTTCAACGCAAGCTTGAACTAA
The nucleotide sequence above comes from Planctomycetia bacterium. Encoded proteins:
- a CDS encoding SNF2-related protein — protein: MIYAEDWVRVRNRPEWGTGEVLKVAQNLGVYQARVLFKTSDGERVETVPIEWLEKASDLWERFASSDFDDPKVYRLKQMAFDMVHANTGGELTASRVDLLPHQILLVHDLIAIAPRRMLIADEVGLGKTIETGMLIRELIARGDAERILIVTPAGLIENWRRELESGFRMHFDVLGRDFQDHGSAAWERHAHVIASIDTLKQSRRLQRLLAAPGWDMVIFDEAHHLSRARTGKKTVTTLNYKLAEALRNHTRDLVFLSATPHQGNAYQFWSLLQLLNDQLFPDPDAINNHRGLLSRVMIRRTKREVTDAVGEPIFRRRQVQTDTFSLAPRERFFYDQLSEYLREGYTAAGIDQRTTSSAQRAIGLVMVTFQKIMSSSPRAIRQALRRRLLVLLARKQLDLENRRRTVSASQASRGAEEILKVKDEMLTVANDILGGHVPESEAESYIGRVRRRLQRREEEVETTSWSMDGDEEADEGIFAEAGIPAEIERVRELVKLVPNGPDRRFETLARAVSSLRRGEPNERFVIFTQYRDTMEFLAEELGRMFGADKIATLKGGPLDDKIAAMEAFWRENGALFLISTSAGGEGVNLQIGRVLFNYDLPWNPMAVEQRIGRIHRYGQQDTVQVYNLLAEDTVEERIYGLLQGKLVDIANSIGKVDDRGKPLEDFESDILGLLGSRPDYQELFKRALMDRDYQRTESEISRMIAEANRAREALSVLSQDLTGFNLEAYRRIEGHHTMDELGAWMRAMVLHLGGATIPDGNFWNIHVPEALQRKYHLAPRYERMCFDRDLALRARDSELGGIGHPLVDALLSEARDAEFAGSISQLTTGAQVFARYLVRYEDEAGEARTRVLTFRSTVNGRIEAIPSVAWLATEGESRQLGTTSRGETLKESFAKALEDYVIDWQPDRSKRARVRIELIGIHRS
- a CDS encoding type II toxin-antitoxin system VapC family toxin; this encodes MNLDDIPTGSLCVVDTNVLLYAEQGASSQAQRFIRRCSSGEVSATLPQTVWQEFTHKLMLAEAMMRGLTSGGNPASRLGSRPEAIKGLTLYKAKVRALVDLGFGFEPCLLPDLLDRAFALQELHGLLTNDSMVLAVALRLKADVLVSSDKAFRGIAEIDVHYPTDLRM